One window of the Nothobranchius furzeri strain GRZ-AD chromosome 3, NfurGRZ-RIMD1, whole genome shotgun sequence genome contains the following:
- the tamm41 gene encoding phosphatidate cytidylyltransferase, mitochondrial isoform X1: protein MALPVLHNTGVLYRRILAQFPQDISLAFAYGSGVFQQHGTSQGQMQKNMLDFVFAVDDPVTWHTMNLLQNRKHYSILKFLGPTMISSIQNDHGASMYYNTLVPVDGRLIKYGVISTDSLIDDLMHWKTMYVAGRLHKPVKMLVQSENGKLRAALVANLKSAVTASFLMLPESCTEKDLFLQIAGLSYAGDFRMVIGEDKSKVANIVKDNLQHFRILYSNILRDCPQVVYKPQQGKLEVDKSPEGQFIQLMGLPRTLQQKITKLVDPPGKNRDVEEILLQVAQDPDCGAVVQQGISSIVKSSSITQSIKGIATAGLWKTVSYSSKKLLKMWKGWRRKSSVSQMS from the exons ATGGCTCTTCCAGTTTTGCACAACACCGGCGTGCTTTACAGAAGAATACTGGCACAGTTTCCTCAGGATATCAGCTTAGCTTTTGCCTACGGATCAGGCGTTTTTCAACAGCATGGGACCAGCCAAGGTCAAATGCAG AAAAACATGCTGGACTTTGTGTTTGCTGTGGATGATCCAGTGACGTGGCACACCATGAATCTCCTGCAGAATCGCAAACACTACTCCATCCTGAAGTTCCTGGGCCCCACGATGATCAGCTCCATACAGAATGACCACGGAGCTTCAATGTACTATAACACACTCGTGCCTGTGGATGGAAGG CTAATCAAATATGGTGTAATCAGCACAGACTCTCTGATTGACGACCTCATGCACTGGAAGACCATGTATGTTGCTGGACGCCTTCACAAGCCG GTGAAGATGCTGGTGCAGAGTGAGAATGGGAAGCTCCGTGCCGCTCTGGTGGCCAATCTGAAAAGTGCTGTGACGGCCTCCTTCCTCATGCTCCCTGAAAGCTGCACTGAGAAAGACCTTTTCCTGCAGATTGCTGGTCTATCTTATGCAG GGGATTTTAGGATGGTGATTGGAGAAGACAAATCCAAGGTGGCTaatattgtgaaagacaacttgcAGCACTTCAggatcctgtacagcaacatcctGCGAGACTGCCCTCAAGTGGTTTACAAACCTCAGCAAGGAAAACTTGAG GTGGACAAAAGCCCCGAGGGCCAGTTTATCCAGCTGATGGGGTTACCTCGAACTCTTCAGCAGAAGATCACCAAGCTGGTTGATCCTCCAGGGAAGAACCGGGATGTGGAGGAGATCTTGCTGCAGGTGGCGCAAGACCCTGACTGCGGGGCGGTTGTGCAACAAG GCATCTCATCTATTGTGAAGTCCTCCAGTATAACACAGAGCATTAAAGGCATCGCTACAGCGG GCCTGTGGAAGACCGTATCATACAGCTCCAAGAAACTGTTGAAGATGTGGAAGGGCTGGAGGAGGAAATCGTCTGTCTCCCAGATGTCCTGA
- the tamm41 gene encoding phosphatidate cytidylyltransferase, mitochondrial isoform X2 has translation MHWKTMYVAGRLHKPVKMLVQSENGKLRAALVANLKSAVTASFLMLPESCTEKDLFLQIAGLSYAGDFRMVIGEDKSKVANIVKDNLQHFRILYSNILRDCPQVVYKPQQGKLEVDKSPEGQFIQLMGLPRTLQQKITKLVDPPGKNRDVEEILLQVAQDPDCGAVVQQGISSIVKSSSITQSIKGIATAGLWKTVSYSSKKLLKMWKGWRRKSSVSQMS, from the exons ATGCACTGGAAGACCATGTATGTTGCTGGACGCCTTCACAAGCCG GTGAAGATGCTGGTGCAGAGTGAGAATGGGAAGCTCCGTGCCGCTCTGGTGGCCAATCTGAAAAGTGCTGTGACGGCCTCCTTCCTCATGCTCCCTGAAAGCTGCACTGAGAAAGACCTTTTCCTGCAGATTGCTGGTCTATCTTATGCAG GGGATTTTAGGATGGTGATTGGAGAAGACAAATCCAAGGTGGCTaatattgtgaaagacaacttgcAGCACTTCAggatcctgtacagcaacatcctGCGAGACTGCCCTCAAGTGGTTTACAAACCTCAGCAAGGAAAACTTGAG GTGGACAAAAGCCCCGAGGGCCAGTTTATCCAGCTGATGGGGTTACCTCGAACTCTTCAGCAGAAGATCACCAAGCTGGTTGATCCTCCAGGGAAGAACCGGGATGTGGAGGAGATCTTGCTGCAGGTGGCGCAAGACCCTGACTGCGGGGCGGTTGTGCAACAAG GCATCTCATCTATTGTGAAGTCCTCCAGTATAACACAGAGCATTAAAGGCATCGCTACAGCGG GCCTGTGGAAGACCGTATCATACAGCTCCAAGAAACTGTTGAAGATGTGGAAGGGCTGGAGGAGGAAATCGTCTGTCTCCCAGATGTCCTGA